In a single window of the Gossypium hirsutum isolate 1008001.06 chromosome A13, Gossypium_hirsutum_v2.1, whole genome shotgun sequence genome:
- the LOC107894979 gene encoding uncharacterized protein isoform X1, whose protein sequence is MANPRRNSYSTNQSVDGSFQSQTQSSSSLSSLKHLLKKPHALPFLLLLLLLLTWVSLRLQYSSRFRHQQLGQDGHGDDDSKANLVRFKSGLPSAIVKDKRGWLLDPVSLALQFGVRGQMLTILGGAVSCSQVHIGEIRRGGIRGNHRHYSCNETFVIWGAKTKFRLENNQMDGRGYAEVTIGEDEVVVAASPSGTAHALVNVDTFRNTYFVGCQDGMVKSNSSNTDFNVWKNLTLF, encoded by the exons ATGGCAAACCCTAGGCGAAATTCCTACTCTACCAACCAAAGCGTGGACGGCTCATTTCAGTCTCAGACCCAAAGCTCGTCTTCACTCTCATCTTTGAAGCACTTACTGAAAAAACCCCATGCATTACCTTTTCTTCTATTGTTGCTGCTGTTGCTGACATGGGTTTCACTCAGATTGCAGTATTCTTCTCGTTTTCGGCATCAGCAATTGGGCCAAGATGGTCATGGCGATGACGATTCTAAGGCCAATCTTGTGAGATTCAAATCTGGGCTACCCTCAGCTATTGTCAAGGACAAGCGTGGCTGGCTGCTCGACCCCGTCTCTCTTGCGCTTCAGTTTGGCGTCAGAGGTCAGATGCTAACAATCTTAG GTGGAGCAGTGTCTTGTTCTCAAGTACACATTGGTGAAATTCGACGTGGTGGTATTAGGGGAAATCACAGACACTATTCCTGTAATGAAACATTTGTCATTTGGGGGGCGAAGACAAAATTCAGG TTGGAAAATAATCAGATGGATGGTAGAGGTTATGCTGAAGTGACAATTGGGGAAGACGAAGTAGTTGTTGCAGCTAGCCCCAGTGGAACAGCCCATGCTCTAGTAAATGTAGACACCTTCCGCAACACATACTTTGTGGGTTGCCAAGATGGTATGGTGAAGTCTAATAGCTCAAATACTGATTTTAACGTCTGGAAAAATCTGACTCTTTTTTGA
- the LOC121212738 gene encoding uncharacterized protein — protein MEPRINLLNIHGRRRKFNSSDRKDEIAITIWALWFSRNKFVHEQKMQSIEEVVTFIRGFSREFRGISSILQHPRPRDLNKWVPPLPNWVKINVDTGFSAARQHAASGFIIRNDEWLIMGSGFKTHNLVRSVVLDEATVVLHGLQFAPEMGFSNVILESDSRLVIQNLQSSKEDYSEIRPLTWDAKALARNFSSCIFEFVARDWNSAAHAMAVEGLKRFEDFFWVEDAPVTALEMADSDQRFN, from the exons ATGGAACCGCGAATTAATCTACTCAACATTCATGGAAGAAGAAGGAAATTTAATT CCAGTGACAGGAAAGATGAAATTGCAATTACAATTTGGGCACTTTGGTTTTCTCGCAACAAATTCGTTCATGAACAAAAGATGCAAAGCATAGAAGAAGTGGTTACCTTTATCAGGGGCTTCAGTAGGGAGTTTCGGGGGATATCGTCAATTTTACAGCATCCCAGACCAAGAGATTTGAATAAATGGGTGCCCCCTCTTCCGAATTGGGTCAAAATTAATGTTGATACAGGCTTCTCTGCAGCAAGACAACATGCAGCATCAGGTTTTATTATAAGAAATGATGAATGGCTCATTATGGGCTCAGGGTTTAAAACTCATAACCTGGTTAGATCGGTGGTGTTGGATGAAGCGACGGTTGTCCTTCACGGACTACAGTTTGCGCCGGAGATGGGCTTTTCGAACGTTATTCTGGAAAGTGATTCTAGACTAGTTATTCAAAATCTCCAATCGTCAAAAGAAGATTATTCGGAGATTAGACCCCTTACCTGGGATGCGAAGGCTCTAGCAAGGAATTTTTCCTCATGCATATTCGAATTTGTTGCAAGAGACTGGAACTCTGCGGCGCATGCAATGGCAGTCGAAGGGTTGAAAAGATTTGAAGACTTTTTCTGGGTTGAAGACGCTCCAGTAACAGCTTTGGAAATGGCAGATTCTGACCAACGTTTCAATTGA
- the LOC107894979 gene encoding uncharacterized protein isoform X3, with protein sequence MANPRRNSYSTNQSVDGSFQSQTQSSSSLSSLKHLLKKPHALPFLLLLLLLLTWVSLRLQYSSRFRHQQLGQDGHGDDDSKANLVRFKSGLPSAIVKDKRGWLLDPVSLALQFGVRGQMLTILGGAVSCSQVHIGEIRRGGIRGNHRHYSCNETFVIWGAKTKFRKYRYHAVAQMEVYERCSRHS encoded by the exons ATGGCAAACCCTAGGCGAAATTCCTACTCTACCAACCAAAGCGTGGACGGCTCATTTCAGTCTCAGACCCAAAGCTCGTCTTCACTCTCATCTTTGAAGCACTTACTGAAAAAACCCCATGCATTACCTTTTCTTCTATTGTTGCTGCTGTTGCTGACATGGGTTTCACTCAGATTGCAGTATTCTTCTCGTTTTCGGCATCAGCAATTGGGCCAAGATGGTCATGGCGATGACGATTCTAAGGCCAATCTTGTGAGATTCAAATCTGGGCTACCCTCAGCTATTGTCAAGGACAAGCGTGGCTGGCTGCTCGACCCCGTCTCTCTTGCGCTTCAGTTTGGCGTCAGAGGTCAGATGCTAACAATCTTAG GTGGAGCAGTGTCTTGTTCTCAAGTACACATTGGTGAAATTCGACGTGGTGGTATTAGGGGAAATCACAGACACTATTCCTGTAATGAAACATTTGTCATTTGGGGGGCGAAGACAAAATTCAGG AAATATCGGTATCATGCAGTAGCACAGATGGAAGTGTATGAAAGATGTTCTAGACATAGTTGA
- the LOC107894979 gene encoding uncharacterized protein isoform X2, whose amino-acid sequence MANPRRNSYSTNQSVDGSFQSQTQSSSSLSSLKHLLKKPHALPFLLLLLLLLTWVSLRLQYSSRFRHQQLGQDGHGDDDSKANLVRFKSGLPSAIVKDKRGWLLDPVSLALQFGVRGGAVSCSQVHIGEIRRGGIRGNHRHYSCNETFVIWGAKTKFRLENNQMDGRGYAEVTIGEDEVVVAASPSGTAHALVNVDTFRNTYFVGCQDGMVKSNSSNTDFNVWKNLTLF is encoded by the exons ATGGCAAACCCTAGGCGAAATTCCTACTCTACCAACCAAAGCGTGGACGGCTCATTTCAGTCTCAGACCCAAAGCTCGTCTTCACTCTCATCTTTGAAGCACTTACTGAAAAAACCCCATGCATTACCTTTTCTTCTATTGTTGCTGCTGTTGCTGACATGGGTTTCACTCAGATTGCAGTATTCTTCTCGTTTTCGGCATCAGCAATTGGGCCAAGATGGTCATGGCGATGACGATTCTAAGGCCAATCTTGTGAGATTCAAATCTGGGCTACCCTCAGCTATTGTCAAGGACAAGCGTGGCTGGCTGCTCGACCCCGTCTCTCTTGCGCTTCAGTTTGGCGTCAGAG GTGGAGCAGTGTCTTGTTCTCAAGTACACATTGGTGAAATTCGACGTGGTGGTATTAGGGGAAATCACAGACACTATTCCTGTAATGAAACATTTGTCATTTGGGGGGCGAAGACAAAATTCAGG TTGGAAAATAATCAGATGGATGGTAGAGGTTATGCTGAAGTGACAATTGGGGAAGACGAAGTAGTTGTTGCAGCTAGCCCCAGTGGAACAGCCCATGCTCTAGTAAATGTAGACACCTTCCGCAACACATACTTTGTGGGTTGCCAAGATGGTATGGTGAAGTCTAATAGCTCAAATACTGATTTTAACGTCTGGAAAAATCTGACTCTTTTTTGA